Proteins encoded together in one Luteimonas fraxinea window:
- a CDS encoding TonB-dependent receptor plug domain-containing protein: MPMPSARRLVSTPLALAIACGLALPAAAQTADADGATRLDAVIVTGTRATDRTVLESTSPIDVLDEDDLRRAGAVNGELGAALQALLPSFNIPRQSNSGGADHIRAAQLRGLSPDQVLVLVNGKRRHVSSLVTTGSKVGRGTTPVDFNAIPLSAIKRIEVLRDGAGAQYGADAVAGVINIILDDGGDGGAIEASYGAHHTKFEPTDQRITDGQSASLAAKVGTALGDDGFLRVGLEYKELSPTNRAGFDQIPPWDQTPRNLALQGQRNYHHGNGAAKDINGWLNTEIALGDSATFYAFGTYNQRDTEGANYFRYPDGEANWLEVYPNGFRPVSIGENLDVAGVAGVRTQWGDWDVDASLNHGRNEFTYRLRDSINASLGPSSPTRFKTGDYAFDQTLANVDVSRLFAQGDNLHTFATGVEFRVENYETGAGDPASYAAGPFTDRPTGSQAGGGLTPQDEADLDRDVASVYASVSSSFGEKLSTDAAVRYEHYSDFGGEVTGKLAARYEFVPAFALRGALSKNFRAPSLGQIGYESTGTGYNAAGQLIQSRLLSVNNPIARALGATDLTPEQSINASLGFTSRVGENFDFSLDLFQIDIDDRVALSEAITSDALTDFIDAEFGVPGVQSVSFFTNAADTRTRGAEAVANWRHPLAGGSLLLTGTWSYADTEIKRIVATPAALSAVVPDAVLFGVEESNTLTDAAPRTRSAFTGSWTNDRWNLLARVTRHGSTKRVFNFGGGFEPEQVYGAKWQLDAEAEVRLGDRWTLAIGGQNLTDEYADLSNEDIFYFGNLPYDVLSGIGSSGAYYYTRVRYAF; encoded by the coding sequence ATGCCCATGCCGTCCGCCCGCCGCCTCGTCTCCACCCCTCTGGCGCTGGCCATCGCATGCGGCCTGGCCCTGCCGGCCGCGGCGCAGACCGCCGACGCCGATGGCGCGACCCGCCTGGATGCGGTGATCGTCACCGGCACGCGCGCGACCGACCGCACGGTGCTCGAATCGACGTCGCCGATCGACGTGCTCGACGAAGACGACCTGCGCCGCGCCGGCGCGGTCAACGGTGAACTCGGTGCTGCGCTGCAGGCGCTGCTGCCGTCGTTCAACATCCCGCGCCAGTCGAACTCCGGCGGTGCCGACCACATCCGCGCCGCGCAGCTGCGTGGCCTGTCGCCGGACCAGGTGCTGGTGCTGGTCAACGGCAAGCGCCGGCATGTGTCCTCGCTGGTGACGACGGGTTCGAAGGTCGGCCGTGGCACCACGCCGGTGGACTTCAACGCGATCCCGCTCAGTGCGATCAAGCGCATCGAAGTGCTGCGCGACGGCGCGGGCGCGCAATACGGCGCCGATGCGGTCGCCGGCGTGATCAACATCATTCTCGACGACGGCGGCGATGGCGGCGCGATCGAGGCCAGCTACGGCGCGCACCACACGAAGTTCGAGCCGACCGACCAGCGCATCACCGACGGCCAGAGCGCATCGCTCGCGGCGAAGGTCGGCACCGCGCTCGGCGACGACGGCTTCCTGCGCGTGGGCCTGGAGTACAAGGAACTCTCGCCGACCAATCGCGCCGGCTTCGACCAGATTCCGCCGTGGGACCAGACGCCGCGCAACCTCGCCCTGCAGGGCCAGCGCAACTACCACCACGGCAACGGCGCGGCCAAGGACATCAACGGCTGGCTCAACACCGAGATCGCACTCGGCGACTCCGCGACCTTCTACGCGTTCGGCACCTACAACCAGCGCGATACCGAAGGCGCGAACTATTTCCGCTATCCCGACGGCGAAGCGAACTGGCTCGAGGTGTATCCCAACGGCTTCCGGCCGGTGTCGATCGGCGAGAACCTCGATGTCGCGGGCGTCGCCGGTGTGCGCACGCAGTGGGGCGACTGGGATGTCGACGCCAGCCTCAATCACGGCCGCAACGAATTCACCTATCGCCTGCGTGATTCGATCAACGCCTCGCTCGGCCCGTCCAGCCCCACGCGCTTCAAGACCGGCGACTACGCGTTCGACCAGACGCTGGCCAACGTCGACGTCAGCCGTCTGTTCGCGCAGGGCGACAACCTGCACACCTTCGCCACCGGCGTGGAATTCCGCGTCGAGAACTACGAAACCGGCGCCGGCGATCCGGCGAGCTACGCAGCCGGCCCGTTCACCGATCGCCCGACCGGCTCACAGGCCGGCGGCGGCCTGACCCCGCAGGACGAAGCCGATCTCGACCGCGATGTCGCCAGCGTCTACGCCAGCGTGTCGAGCAGCTTCGGGGAGAAGCTCAGCACCGACGCCGCCGTGCGCTACGAGCACTACAGCGACTTCGGCGGCGAAGTGACCGGCAAGCTCGCCGCGCGCTACGAGTTCGTGCCGGCGTTCGCGCTGCGCGGCGCGCTGTCGAAGAACTTCCGCGCGCCGTCACTCGGCCAGATCGGCTACGAATCCACGGGCACCGGCTACAACGCCGCCGGCCAGCTGATCCAGAGCCGTCTGCTGTCGGTGAACAACCCGATCGCCCGCGCGCTCGGCGCGACCGACCTCACGCCCGAACAGTCGATCAACGCCAGCCTCGGCTTCACCAGCCGCGTCGGCGAGAATTTCGACTTCTCGCTGGATCTGTTCCAGATCGACATCGACGATCGCGTCGCGCTGTCGGAAGCGATCACCAGCGATGCGCTGACCGACTTCATTGATGCGGAGTTCGGCGTGCCGGGCGTGCAGAGCGTCAGCTTCTTCACCAACGCCGCCGACACCCGCACGCGCGGCGCCGAAGCCGTCGCCAACTGGCGCCATCCGCTGGCCGGCGGTTCGCTGCTGCTGACCGGCACCTGGAGCTACGCCGACACCGAGATCAAGCGCATCGTCGCGACACCGGCCGCGCTGTCGGCCGTGGTGCCCGACGCAGTGCTGTTCGGCGTCGAGGAGAGCAACACGCTGACCGACGCCGCCCCGCGCACGCGCTCGGCGTTCACCGGCAGCTGGACGAACGACCGCTGGAACCTGCTCGCCCGCGTGACCCGCCACGGCAGCACCAAGCGCGTTTTCAACTTCGGCGGCGGCTTCGAGCCCGAGCAGGTCTACGGCGCGAAG
- a CDS encoding DUF3574 domain-containing protein — MSLFRPLLSILAASAIAACATSAPTSAPGVPEKVVTSAYHGDAARPAEGIGWVRTELYFATGQWVASPEETAASEQRWLDFLDREVTPRFPKGLSVIDVYGQWLPPGASTPSRLRSKELVVHHPDTPEQAAAIEAIRTAWKQETGHLSVLRSQLHADVSF, encoded by the coding sequence ATGTCCCTGTTCCGTCCGTTGCTGTCGATCCTCGCCGCGTCTGCGATCGCCGCCTGCGCCACCAGCGCGCCCACGTCCGCGCCCGGGGTGCCGGAGAAGGTCGTCACCTCGGCCTATCACGGCGATGCCGCGCGACCGGCCGAAGGCATCGGCTGGGTGCGCACCGAGCTGTATTTCGCGACCGGCCAGTGGGTGGCCTCGCCCGAAGAGACCGCGGCATCGGAACAGCGCTGGCTCGACTTCCTCGATCGCGAAGTCACCCCGCGCTTTCCCAAGGGCCTGAGCGTGATCGACGTCTACGGCCAGTGGCTGCCGCCGGGCGCCAGCACGCCGTCGCGCCTGCGCTCCAAGGAGCTGGTGGTGCATCATCCCGATACGCCGGAGCAGGCCGCCGCGATCGAGGCCATCCGCACCGCATGGAAGCAGGAAACCGGTCATCTGTCGGTGCTGCGCTCGCAGCTGCACGCCGACGTCTCGTTCTGA